GATGCAAAATAAAGCCGTGTGCGTGCTGCCAGGCGTGCGGCTCCTGCTCAAGGCACCTGCTCTTTGCCAGCAGTCCCaaagaacagggtttttttcccccactcctaATAAGAAACACTGCCACTCTGCACCCCTCTCTGAGCCCAGCTCGTCCACACCAAGTCCTTGGCTGTCTGGAAGGGGCTGCAGCCCAGACGTGGCTCAGCAGCCTCAGCACCCCTCCCGCTGCTCCACGGCCAGCAGCCCTTTGCAGAGCACGGCGTGGTCCCCAGCAGGGTCGGGGGCTGCAGGAGACACGTGCTCTCAGCGGTGGGTGGCTGGAGGCCTGCGCAAGCAAAGGGCGAGCAGGACCAGAGAGGGAACCTGGGAGCACAGAGCGCAGGACGAGTTGCAAGGGTGACCCGAACACCGCTGCCCACCATCTCGTGTTTCTGCCCGTCCCTTCAGTGAACAAGCCTGCAAGCATTTTGAGAGAGATCCCCGCTGGCTCCCAGGTGCTGATCTCGCCCATTCCTGCTCCATAAGACGTCAGAGCTGAGACGAGGCTCCCACGATGGCCCTCGCAGCGTACAGACAAGCCCTGGCAAACACACGGTGCTGCCCTCTCattccatcaccaccatgccacAGGAAGGAGCAAGGTGTTCAGCCAAGGTTGGCTCCGGGTGGGATCTGCTTCTGCAGGGAAGATCTGCTTAAATGCTAAACAAGATGACCCCTCACTTCCCTCAATTTTACAAGCATCTCCCCTCCTGAGGCCCCTAACTTACCATCCCCGGCACGGCTGCCGCATCTCACGTACATGGGCTGCTTCTCAGGAAGAAGTGGCCAAGCTGCTGCCAGCGGTGCACCAGACAGGGGATGTCATTCCCCCACCCCGACACATCTGTAATTCTCTTGTTCAGGCTTCCAAAGACAAGCAATAACCCTTTTCTGGAGAAAGCAGATGCACTTGAGtttctcctcctcgtcctcctggGTGGAaggcagccctggcagctgccGCATCCCTGAGGCTCAGCATCTCCGAGGAGCGGTGATCAAAGCCACCCCTCTCCCATCACAGTAGGCTCCGGATGTCAGCTCCATGACACCCCGCCTACCCACCCTGCCAGAGAGACTCTGTGCATTCATCAGGCATCTCCAGAGAGGCACACGGCAATCTGGAAGGCCCAGAGATGCCAGACCGCTAATGTGCTAGCGAAGAGACGTCAGTGAATATTACAAACACCCCAGAGGATGAGAGGCAGGCCAAGGGAGGAAAGACCTGGAAGGaatcagacaaaagaaaaagagggcgAGAGCAGGTACTTGGGAAATTCACGGAGAAATGGCACTGCCTTCTTTCTCGTTTCAAAAAGGGGGATACTGCTGGGGTGGATTCAGCTGCACTGAAAACAGGTAAAGAAGGTCTCGCACTCCTCTTCCCCCATCCAACCCTGCAGCGCTAGGTGCTGCCGCCCAGTCTGGGGGAGACCAAAAACACAAGGCACAAATCCTGCTTGTGCACTGCTTCTCCGAGACAGACACGGCCAGCAGGGACCGAATGTCTGCAATCCATCTTCTCCGGAGCCGGGTCCGTACCGCAGCAGGAGCATCACCTCCCCAGGGCAGCGTCGCCCCATCACCAGGCTGTCAGTCGTGCCGGGGACAGCCCCTGGGCACGCAAAAGCGCATGCAGGTCACGAACCATATAGCACTGTTTAGGCACAGGGAGGCTGAGCATCCTCGCAGCTCGAAGCCCTCGGCTCACCcagccttcccttccttccctcggACCCCTCCAGCCGCGGCAGCGGAGCCCCGGTCAGCCGTAGGTGCAGGGAAGCAGAGCcagcccggagctgccggctggCCGCCCAGCAGGTCCACGCAGCATGGCCACGCCAGCCTGCTCGAACTGTGCCGAAGCCAGAGCAGCATCTAGGTCAggctcagaagaaaacaaaaagcagctgagCAGCCCTCAGCTGGGACCGGGGCAAGCTAACACAGTAACTGTACCACAACGGCTCAGCCCCAGCACGGCCCGGCTCCTTCCCTGTGTCACGGGAGAGCTCCCTATGGAAAAATGGAGTGAAAAAATACAGGGAGCAACTTTCAGATGGCTCCTGAAGCGCAGCACCTGATCCTGACACCTCCTCAGGAACAGAGACAGCTGCCTGGGGGCTTTCAGACCTGCCTCCAGGCAAGGGGCAGCGTGGGCCCAGCCCACAGCATCCgcaccctcctgcctgcctgcaacTACTGGTCACAGCTGGAGGGATCTAACCCGCTGTCTCTGGCACAGGCCACGCTCGATAAACACAGCAATGATCCTCTTCAGCTACACGGGCACCCAGAGCCCTGCAAAACTGCGGGGGCATTGGCCCAGCCAACTGCACAATCCACAACAGCAGGGGTACAGAAGGGTCTTCCAGGGACGTGAATCCTTTCCATGAAAACCATCAGAAAAGCGGGACAGGCATAGTCTCACCAGAGACTTCCCTGGCTAAAGCTGCCACGCATGATGACTTCCACTGAGGGTGACCTGGAGAGGCTTCGACCCCCTGACTTCAGAGTTAACCAGCTCCTTATGCTGTTCCTAACCCCAGCACTTACCACTAACTGACTCAGAGTGGAGTCAAACACTGACTTCCATCAGTATTCAATGTCATCAATAGAGCCACGCACAAAACCTGGCAGGCAAAAGAGCCCAGGCCAGCAGAAGCATCATTCCTCTGCCAGCATCACCTCTGACAAAGCAGCTCTACCCACCTGCCTcccaccagcaaagcccacctTTCCTTCGCTTTGTACCAGAAACACATCACAGCCCTCCCTTGAAAAGACAGAGACAGGAGGGCTCCGAGCTGCTGAACCTCTGAGTTATTTCTGATCTCATCCCACATCTCCTCCCCTGGGGAGGGACCCTGCAGctgcccccagccagcagctcagagccCCACCGCAGTCCACAGCCGCATCTTCAGAGGACACCACGGAGATGGCAAAGCCTGCGGAGATCGAGAGAAGCCAGgcaggctgggggaggggagccAAAGCATCCTAGAGGGCATCTTTGCCTCCTCCCAGGCGGCAGGAGACGAAATCCCGAGCAGCGCGGCGAGGGCGAGCTGCCTCTCGGCACAGCCCCACCTCGCCTGGGTGCCCCTCACCCTGGCACTGCCCACCCTTCCCGGGCAAGTGTGCGCTGCATTGTTGGTGCAAACAAAGGAGCGGTTTGTGTCTGCCGAGGAGAAAGGAAGTCGGAGACAAactcacccagcagccctggataCATGCAGATTAAGCCGCAGAAGGCTGCATTAATGTGGTATTTTCCAGATATTGGCTAATCCCCCTGGCCGTGCTCTGTCTCCAAGCCCCTGGCAGAGGCGGGCGGTCTCACCTGTGGCCACAAAGGCAATCGGTGCCCAGGTACAAACCTGACACCCCCGACCTGACACCTCCCGCGAGGCCGGGcaagctgctgggggggggacgggTGCGAAACGCAAGCCATGCGCCCACCAGCACACCCGTGGGCATCGCTTTGGCAAGGACCTCGGTCTATTCTTGTCGAGGAAAAACGAGGACGCTGGGATCCCCGCTGGCTGTCTAGGGACCGAGCTACGGACCGACGGCTGTCAGTCTCCCAGCGGATGTCTGGCCACGGGGCGAGCGGCAGGGCGACGCGCTCCGGGGCCGTTTGCCCTTCAGGGATGCGTCctccgccgccctgctcccccatCACCTCCAAGATGGCCCGAGAGAAGGTTTTTCGCTCAGCTGCCGCGCTGGGCGCTGGCCGGCGTGCCCGGCTCGGTCTCCGCGACGAACCCCGCGTCGTGCTCGGCGCCGTCCCCAGCGCAGCGCGATGCCGGCAGGCCTCCGTTTGCCGCGGCCGCTCCCCGCATCCCGGGTTGCGGCAGCCccgacccctctcccctcgccccgcagccgcTTGGGAGGACCCGGAGCACCGGCAGGTGCGGGGACTGGGGCAGGCAGGCACCGCCGTGCCATCCGCCCTCCCGAGGCTCTTCCCGGCAGCCCGGGTGCCCTCCCTTCCCCGCCGGCCGGAGGCACCGGTAACGGCGGGAGCGGACCCGAGGGCTCTCCCCGCCAGCGACGCGACCCCTCCCTCCCGCTCCCGTTTCTGCCACATCATTTTCCCTccccgggccgccgccggctCCACCTCCCGCGACGCGCACCGGgcgatgccccccccccccgcacccccgcggCAGCACCGgcaccccgcgccccgccgctcccgggtgGGCTGCGCGGGCTCGGGGCGGCTCTCTCACCTTCTCCACGTTCTCCACGGTAAAGtcgaggcccggcggcggcggcccctccGCCCTCCGCTCCATGGCTGCGGCGGAGCtcagcgggcagcgggcgggcgaCAGCGGCGGCGCACGGGCAGCCGCATCGCTGCGGGacccgcctcccccgccccggcgAGGGCGGTGGCaccggggcggcccggcccggctcggctcggctcggctcggctcggcgcggcggaCAGCGGCGGTCGGGCCGTGCCGCGCCCCAGGGACGCTCCGCTCCGgcaccgccgccccgctccgctcccgcacCGCCTCGCCCCGCAGGCGCGGCCGGGCAGCCCGGGTCCTTCGCAGCGCCGCGCTGCACGCCGGGAGTCGTAGTCCCGGCCCAggcgcgccccctgccggccgccgcctcccgctgccGGCCCACGCGTGTCAAACACCCCGTGtccgtgtgtgtgtccccccccatcccgggcacACGCGGGGGTTGGACAAGCAGCCCATCGCTTTATTGCTACAGGAAAAGGTGGCTGTACAAAAATAGAGTTTATCCCTCAATTTTTTTTACaaacaataggaaaaaaaggggggggtctgggggcgcgcggggccgggggtgggcCGCTGCCCCCAGGGCGTCGCGGCAGCGCTGGGGTTAAATTACCCCCGGCCCCCAGGGGCCCGAAGTCATAAATAGGAGCTGCCACTCgagaacaataaataaataatttagagTAATAAATAGTTTGTGCCGCAGCACCGCGGGGGGACCACTcccacccccactcccccccaggGGTCCTGGCAGGTGCCCGCACCCCACTGCCCCACCCAGCGCCGgcacccctgtccccagggacaccccctcCTCGCAGGGCAGCTCCGGCCACTGCCAGCCCCGGGGTGCCCGGGGGACAGTGGGGTGTTGTCCCCTTCCTGCCCCCTCCGAAGCGTGGGGCAacgctcagccccagccccccaaaagcaggggtgggggggcagcAGTCCTGGCAGGGCGCAGGCGAGCGGCCGGCAGACCCCCGCGAGCAGCGGGGTGCTCCGTACCCCCTCTGGCTCCCCTCGCAGGGCTGAGCCGGGGTGCCCCGGGCAGGACCCCGCGTAGCCGGTGGCACCAGCTGCTTGGCACTGAGCAGGGAGGGGGTTCGGCCGCCCACCCCTCCATCACGGTCCCATCTCGCCTCGGTCCCTTCTGGCCACGTAAAACCGGGGGGCACCCCCCCCTCTGCCGGACCCTTCCTCTGAGCCAGGGTCTGCCAGAACGCGTCGAGCCACggctgggctggcagcccccTCCTCAGCCGATGCAGCTGCACTCGGCCGCCGAGAGCTTCTCCACCGTTTGCCACGTGTTCTGCACGTCCATGAAGGAGACGGCCTCGTAGCGGGTGGGCCGGCAGCAGGGGTGGCTGAGCACGCGCTCCTGCGGCCCCGGCGCGATcagctgctgccgcagcaggctgcccagcgTCAGGTCGTAGTTGCTGCGTGCCCGGTGGCAGGACCCGCTGCAGTACTTGAAGAGCACGATCTCGTCCGAGTTGAAGCCCAGGCCCAGGTCGCGCACCTTCACCATCAGGTTGCGGATGTGGCAGTTGCGCCCACGGGCCCCCCGTGAGGGTTTCCGCGCCCCCTTCTTGGCTTTGCCGGTGCCCGGCGGCGAGCGCTCGGCACGCAGCAGCAGGTCCTCTGCCAGCTCCACGGTGCCCGGGCCACCCGTCGTCGCGTTGTCCCCTGCACGCAGAAGGGACGGCGCTGTCAGACCTCCACCCCACATCCGCCACGCTCCTGGAACCCGCTGAGACCGCCCGTCCCCCACCACGACCTGCAGACCCTCCCGACCACCCGCCATGGCACTGGCCAGGTGCCCacggggtggtgggggtggacAGGCACCCGGCCAAGCATCTTCTCATCCCCAGGGCTCCACCACCATCCCCAGCACGAAGCCCCACACATTCAGCCCCTCCAGCCCGGCCCCAACACgcagcggcagccccgcaccggctGGGGGTCCCCGTCAGCGGCTCCCAGCCCACCCGTGCCCCACGCTCGGGGCCACCATGCCCAGGCTGGGCATCCTGCCCCAACACGCACCGTACAGCTGGCTCCAGGCAGCGGCGAGCGGTACCTCCACGCCGTCCTCCACGGCCGGGCCGGCGGTGGCCGTGCCCCGTGGCGTGGGGACCGCGTCCAGCGTCTTGTTGCAGTGTGGCGTTCGCAGGGTGCCCGCGGCCAGCCCGGCCAGCAGCGAGAGGATGGCGAGGAGCCCCCAGAGCGTCCCCTCCTGTGACAAAGCACGGCACAGCAGGCTCAGCCCCGGCCAGGGTCCCCACACCAGGGCTGAGGTTCcgtgagctggggacagggatgcatGGTCCCGGCCACCGCAGCCAGCCAGGCCCGGGCTCACCTTGGGCTGCGGGTGCGTGGTGGCTCCTGCAGGTCTCGGCTCCGGTGGCCCCGCTCGCCGCTCCATGTTGGCTGGAAGGGCAGAGGTGAGGGTCAGCACCCGCGCAGAGGGAACGGGGTGGACCTCGAGCTGGCCAGCTGGGAGCTGGCATGCCTCTCCACTGACCCTGCCAAGCGTGCCATCCCCTCCCtcatccccccagcaccccacaacCCTCTCCATGCATGCCCAtccgtccccgtcccctccccgcacAGCCAGGCACCCTTGCGAACTCGTGCACCCCTTCCCGGAGATTTGGCAGCCCGGCCTTTGCCCAGCACCTCTCCTCGGGGAGGTGCAGCCACCTCCTCGCACGAGCGGACGGGGATGCCAGGCTGGGCCGTGAGGCAGCGGCTGGGCTGGGAGTGTCGCGGGGGGGGCCCTTTCCCATGGCCCTTCCCTGGGAATGTTTTTCTTGCTTGCGGTGGGAGCTTGACCTTGGAGACTCCAAATTCGTTGGCGCAGGGTTCCCGGGTGCAGCCACCCCGTGGGCTCCGCGCTGgctcccctgcccgctgcctgcagggagctgggacacAGAGCAGCCCCGCGAGTGGGGCCACACGGGGCAGGACGGGCGGGCAGGTCCCGTGG
This sequence is a window from Opisthocomus hoazin isolate bOpiHoa1 chromosome 6, bOpiHoa1.hap1, whole genome shotgun sequence. Protein-coding genes within it:
- the ARTN gene encoding artemin; the encoded protein is MRGGGGPGDGSRRGHANMERRAGPPEPRPAGATTHPQPKEGTLWGLLAILSLLAGLAAGTLRTPHCNKTLDAVPTPRGTATAGPAVEDGVEVPLAAAWSQLYGDNATTGGPGTVELAEDLLLRAERSPPGTGKAKKGARKPSRGARGRNCHIRNLMVKVRDLGLGFNSDEIVLFKYCSGSCHRARSNYDLTLGSLLRQQLIAPGPQERVLSHPCCRPTRYEAVSFMDVQNTWQTVEKLSAAECSCIG